The DNA sequence TTTCTTACACTATAATAGCTTAATAATTATTCAAAATTTGTGTGTGAGGAAATGAATTTAATATTTATAGAAGCTCGTGGTGGCTTAACTACGAGTGAGCAGTTATTGGGTGTAATTAACCAACATCCTCAAGGATTAACTATCAAACAACTCAGTCATATCATTAATCGTCCTGTTAGTATGATTAATCTCTGTTTGAAGCAATTAAGCAGTAGGAAACAGGTCAAAATACAGTTAAGGGGGATGCAAAAATTAGTTTACCCCAAGATTTAGAGAATCTCAAGGTTTAACTCATATTGCAAAGAGTGCTTGGTCAAATTCATGGCGATGAGCAAAAGCTGATTGCGCCCCTGACTTGGTAACGGATAAACTACCGTTAATCACTCCCCATTGTATTGCTATTGGTAATGAGTGACCTTCTATTAACGCTGTTGTTAGCCCCGCATTAAAAGCATCTCCTGCTCCTACTGTGTCCACCACTGTTACTGATGGTGTACTCACCCAATATTTCTGTTCTTTGGTGACACAATATACTCCTTTTTCTCCCATTGTGATAATTACTGTTTTTACTCCTCTATCTAAGAACCAATCACCTGCTTTCTGGGCTGTTTCTGAGTTATTTACCTCGTATCCTACTAATTGACTAGCTTCGATTAGATTAGGTGTAATTATCTCTAATCCTGTATAAATATCTTCTCCTAATGTTACTGCTGGTGCAGGGTCTAATATTACTGCTACATTATATTTCTTGGCAAGGGCGATCGCTTCTTTAATTATCCAAACAGGAATTTCTAATTGTAATAATAAATAACTAGCAGAGGGTAAAAGAGACTCAAGGTTAGCTAAATCCTGTTCATTAACTGCACCGTTAGCACCAGATACCACAATAATTTGATTATCTCCCGATGCTTCTATGGTAATGACTGCGACTCCTGTAGGGTGGTCATCATCAACAATAACGTGGTCATGGTTTACTTTATTATCCGTTAAGGTTTCTTTTAATTGTTTGCCGAACTCATCATTTCCTACCCTGCCTACTAACTCTGTATTTATTCCTAAACGAGAGAGGGCGATCGCCTGATTAGCACCTTTACCACCACCGCTAAGATTAAAATTATTACCTGTTAAGGTTTCACCCCTAGACGGTAAATAAGGAACAGTGACCGCTAAATCCATGTTGATACTACCAAAGACTATAACCTTTTTCATCACTATTATCTGATAACTTATATATAGAATATTAGGTTCTTCTACAGTAGTTATGATAAATTATCAGTTAAAAAAGGTTTCAGGTAGAAGGTGGCAGGTGTCAGGTGATACCAAAATTAAAATTTTATCTATTATTATTAAATAATTCTCTGTTCCCTGTTCCCTGTTCCCTACCTAAACGAATAATTTACATATTCACAGTAAGAGAGCCGAATATTATTCCTTCAATTATGCAACCAGAGATTATTATTGGTGATTATCAACAGTTAAAAAAAGAGTGTAATTTAATTCGTTATCGTGTTTTTGTTCTTGAGCAAAATGTTCCTGAAACTTTAGAATTAGATGATAGAGATTCAGTTTGTATTCATCTACTTTTAAAACTTAACAATCATTATATTGGCACAGGAAGAATTGATTTAGAACAACAAGGAAAAATAGGAAGGTTAGCGGTTTTACCATCTTTTAGAAATAAGGGTTATGGTCAAATTATTCTACATAATTTAGAGTTAGTAGCAAGAGAGAATCAATTAAATTCTGTCTGGCTTAACGCTCAAAAACAATCTCTTAATTTCTATTTAAAATCTGGTTATACCATTATCAGTGATGAATTTTTAGAAGCTAATATCCCTCATCTAAAAATGATTAAATACTTCTCTTATTAATCAATAATTGATGCTGTTTGTCCAAAGAGGATACTTCGGCTTTCTTCAGTAACGGTTGGTTGTTTAAATTGTTCTGCTATTTTGTACGCTCTCATGACCGCTTCTCTTTCTCCCATGCGTTTAAACCATGCTTCTAAATGGGGAAATTCTGTTATATCCTGTTGTTGATTAGCATAAGGTACTATCCAAGGATAACAAGCCATATCAGCAATGGAATAATCCCCTACAATATAATCTTTTCCTTCTAATTGTTTATTCAATACCCCATATAATCGATTAGTTTCTTTCACATAGCGATCTACTGCATAGGGTATTTTTTCGGGAGCGTATAAACCAAAGTGATGGTTTTGCCCTGCCATTGGTCCAAGTCCGCCTACCTGCCAGAATAACCACTCTAAAGTTTTAGTATATTGTCTAATATCAGAAGATAGAAATTGACCTGTTTTCTGTGCTAAATAGAGTAAAATTGCCCCAGACTCAAATATACTAATGGATTCCCCCTTATCAGTGGGTTCAGTGTCGATAATGGCAGGAATACGATTATTAGGAGATATTTTGAGGAAATCTGGGTTAAATTGCTCTCCTTTGGCAATATTGACAGGAATAATTTTGTAATCAAGATTAGCTTCTTCTAAAAAGATGGTTATTTTATGTCCGTTAGGGGTTGCCCAATAATATAGTTCAATCATCTGTTACTCTTTATTTCTTATAGTTTGATTATATTCCAGAAGTTTTATATATCTCCTTTATAAGTAGATGACCAACCAAATAATTTTCGTAGGCGTTGAGAAGGATTGAATTTAAACACTGTACTATCCCTTTTTCCTTGAATGTAAAATGTGCCAAAGTTTCTTAAATTAACACTTTCTTGAGCTTTTAAGCACTCATATACTTCTTCTAAGGTAGCGTTAACAATTTCCTCCACAACCTCATCTTTTTGATTAATTTTTTTGGCAATACGCTTTACTAATTCTTTCTGATTAATTGACATTTATGCTTTCAAATCAATTCCGTTTTCTTCTAAATATTGGGTGATTCCAGCTTCTAAATCAGCTAAGGCATCCTCCATAGTCTCATACTCATCTTCACCAATATAAACTGTTCCTCCTTCATCGTAAGCCATAACAAAAGAGCCAGTATTTTCATCATAACCAATTTCTATTTTTCCTTGATAGTACACAAAATCGCTAAGGTTGGGGTATTTTTCCTCAAAACTTTGATTATTACTCATGATTTCTCAAATACTAAATAATGTTGTTGAGGTAAAAATTCGGCGGTTGTGACCCATTTTAAACCTACCGCTTCCATTTCCTTCTTTACCTGTTTCTCACTCATTTTATGTACCCCTTTAATCATAATCAAGGGATTTTCTTTACGATACTCTACTAAGACAACTTTTCCTTGTGGTTTAAGGGCTTTTACTATCCCTTCCATCATTTCTCTAGGATGATTAAATTCATGGTAAGTATCCACCATCAGGGCAAAGTTAATGGATTCTGGAGGTAAATTAGGGGAGGTTTCGCTACCCAACACGGGTAAAACGGGTAAATCAGGAGATTCTTTGACAAGGAAATCAATAATATCAATCATCTCAGGTTGCACATCCACCGCATAAACCAATCCTTGAGAAACTTTTTGGGCAAGGCGAAAACTGAAATACCCCGAACCTGCCCCAATATCTGC is a window from the Cyanobacterium sp. Dongsha4 genome containing:
- a CDS encoding glutathione binding-like protein; translation: MIELYYWATPNGHKITIFLEEANLDYKIIPVNIAKGEQFNPDFLKISPNNRIPAIIDTEPTDKGESISIFESGAILLYLAQKTGQFLSSDIRQYTKTLEWLFWQVGGLGPMAGQNHHFGLYAPEKIPYAVDRYVKETNRLYGVLNKQLEGKDYIVGDYSIADMACYPWIVPYANQQQDITEFPHLEAWFKRMGEREAVMRAYKIAEQFKQPTVTEESRSILFGQTASIID
- a CDS encoding GNAT family N-acetyltransferase, encoding MQPEIIIGDYQQLKKECNLIRYRVFVLEQNVPETLELDDRDSVCIHLLLKLNNHYIGTGRIDLEQQGKIGRLAVLPSFRNKGYGQIILHNLELVARENQLNSVWLNAQKQSLNFYLKSGYTIISDEFLEANIPHLKMIKYFSY
- a CDS encoding HU family DNA-binding protein; amino-acid sequence: MSINQKELVKRIAKKINQKDEVVEEIVNATLEEVYECLKAQESVNLRNFGTFYIQGKRDSTVFKFNPSQRLRKLFGWSSTYKGDI
- the rbsK gene encoding ribokinase — protein: MKKVIVFGSINMDLAVTVPYLPSRGETLTGNNFNLSGGGKGANQAIALSRLGINTELVGRVGNDEFGKQLKETLTDNKVNHDHVIVDDDHPTGVAVITIEASGDNQIIVVSGANGAVNEQDLANLESLLPSASYLLLQLEIPVWIIKEAIALAKKYNVAVILDPAPAVTLGEDIYTGLEIITPNLIEASQLVGYEVNNSETAQKAGDWFLDRGVKTVIITMGEKGVYCVTKEQKYWVSTPSVTVVDTVGAGDAFNAGLTTALIEGHSLPIAIQWGVINGSLSVTKSGAQSAFAHRHEFDQALFAI
- a CDS encoding class I SAM-dependent methyltransferase, translating into MKHLNIIISVIFIFVFSLVMFASSLVYEPVQATDNQYYEYRALHNRDGIGKYYLGREIAKVMGHQEFLWLERPSREAEEQPSKVIEALNLSPDDTIADIGAGSGYFSFRLAQKVSQGLVYAVDVQPEMIDIIDFLVKESPDLPVLPVLGSETSPNLPPESINFALMVDTYHEFNHPREMMEGIVKALKPQGKVVLVEYRKENPLIMIKGVHKMSEKQVKKEMEAVGLKWVTTAEFLPQQHYLVFEKS